In Agelaius phoeniceus isolate bAgePho1 chromosome 16, bAgePho1.hap1, whole genome shotgun sequence, the DNA window TGCTGGGCACTACCCACCCACCGCTGGGCACCACCCACCCACTGCTGGGCACTACCCACCCACCCCTGGGCACTACCCACCGCTGCCCAGCCGGCCCGGGTCCTGCGGCTTCAGCAGGTGCTCCACGTACTCCTGGAACGGCACATCCACTGCGGGAACGGGAGGGATGAGCGGGGAACGGGAGGGATGAACGGGGGAACGGGAGGGATGAGCGGGGGAACGGGAGGGATGAACGGGGAACAGGAGGGATGAGCGGGAGGGATGAGCGGGGAACGGGAGGATGAGcggggaaggggagggatgaACGGGGAACGGGAGGGATGAGCGGGGAACGGGAGGGATGAGCGGGGAACGGGAGGGATGAGCGGGGAACGGGAGGATGAGCAGGGAACGGGAGGAATGAGCGGGGGAACGGGGAACGGGAAGGATGAACGGGGAACGGAGGGAGGAGCGCGGAACGGGAGGGATGAGCGGGGAACGGGAGGGATGAGCGGGGAACGGGAGGGATGAACGGGGAAACGGGAGGAATGAGCGCGGAACGGGAGGGATGAGCGGGAGCAGCCCCGCGGGCGGGCATCGCGCTCACCTTTGCGGTACGAGTAGGTGTTGGCCGTGCTGAGCCGCACCGGGAAGGGCCCGAAGGCCGCCAGCAGCTTCTCCCGGGTGCAGAGGGCTCGGAAGGCCTGGGGATGGAGCGCGGGGAGCCGGGATgctgccgccgctcccggggcACCGGGAGGCGCGTCCCACCCCTGTCCCCTCGCTGCACTCACCGAGTTGTCCGTGACCCCACCGAGGATCACCGGCCGGGAGAAGGCGAACCTGGGGGCGGCATCCAGCGGGGTCCCGCACGGGCGGAGCACGGGGACCGGCACTGAGCCATCTCGGGACACCGGGACCGGCCCCGACCCACCCCGGGGCATCGGGACTGGCTCCAAACCACCCCCGGGGCACCGGGGTCCGTCCTGATCACATTCCCCCAGGTTCTCCCCCGGGACTCCCGGCTCTgcccccccagttccccccgCCGCTCCCCGTTAGCCCGCCCGGTACACCGGAACTGCCCCCCGGCCCCCTGTCTCAGCGCCGGGACCGTGCCGGCTCCCCCGTACCGCTGCAGGAAGAGAGAATAGGTGAGGGAGGCATCGGCTCGTTCCACGGTGCAGCGTGGTTCCTCCGGCACCGCGCCCGCCAGCCTGCAACGGGAGACTCCGCTCGGCGCCGGCACCAGGACCGGCACAGGGGCCGGTcccggggcagcccctgcccttaCCAGCCGCCGCCCGGAGGGTCGGTGCAGGCGCCGGGCCGGACCCAgcccagcggcagcagcagcagcggcaacagccgcgccgccgccgccatgggGACCGGCACCGGAGACACCGGGAACTACAATTCCCGGCATGCACCGCGAACACACGGTGGACGTGATCATTGGTTCGGCGCCTCGCTACGGGTCCCGGTAAGGGCCAGCACTTAAAGGGGGCAGCGGAAAGCGAGCCCCACCTCACGGCTTAAAGTGGCCTCCCGGCCCAAGGGGACAACAgcatggggacaccggggacaccgcCGGAGCGGTCCGGGGCCCATCCCAGGGATCGCTGCATCGAGGAgaaggaaagacaggagtcaCAGCTCGAATCAACTGCTGGTTTGTTTTAATCCAGTAAAAAACGGCCGGGCAGGGGGTGCCCCCCCAGCCCTTATTTACACAAATAAATACAGAGAGGGCGGCGCCAGGGGTAGcgggcagggccctgctcccccctgccccaccCCGCGGGCGCGGGGCTCAGGTGTGCTCTGGGGGTCCAGGTGTGCTCTGGCAGGGCTCAGGTGTACTCGCAGAGGTGGCCGCAGCCGGCGGGGCAGTGGGAGCTGGTCTCCAGCCACTTCATGATGTGCTGCAGGTGGCCGccgtggctgcagccctggcaccagaCGAAGAGCCCCTTCACCACGTGGTGACACACGGCACACATGCTGGCACACTGCCGACACCTGCACGGGGACATTCgggtggctgtgggcagggagagccctcGGGGGGGCAACAAGAGGGAACAGGGGCACCCACCCCATCCCCCAGAAACCCCTCTGGGCCCCCTCACCTGTCGCAGATCCAGCCCCTGTTGCTCATGGGCCGCTTGCAGTTGCTGCAGTTGACGTGCAGGGTGGTGGAGGCCTGGTTGAGGCAGTTGATGGCACGGCAGGTGCTCAGCTTGATCACCTCGTTGGAgatgttccagagctggaagcGCTGCAGCAGGTCGATGTAGGATGTGTACCAGtgctcctggggacagccacagaCAGCTGAGCCTCCACATCCACCCTGAAACCCCCTcagcaccccagccctgcatcccaaaGGCAAGATTCccctggggggctcagcctggagaaaaggaggctcggGAGGGCCTTCTCACTCTACAAGTCCCTGACAggaagggacagccagggggttgggctctgctcccagggaacagggacaggacaagaggaaatggcctcaagttgtgccagaggaggtttagtTTGGATATTAGGGAGAATTTCTTCAAGGAAAGTGTGGTCAAGcattggcacaggctgccccttgcggtggtggagtcaccatcccttgGGGGGATCTAAAAAGATGTTGATGTGGCTTTAGGGACATGGTTCAgaggtggccttggcagtgctgggggaatggttggactcaatgtctcagaggccttttccaacctaaagcATTCTGTGATCCTCTGATCCCTGCAGTGGGAGAATGGCTCTGCAACGCTGAGGaactgtggaaacccagggcaccaggaatatttctctgtctgctctggggtgctctgacccccaggggagcactgactttgaccctcattcatggagaaagtttcccagacttcaagataaactagaatccacaaaagtgtgaaatagattatagagagtagtgtaggtgtatcacttaggtgggaaatttaggttttgggatttttagtctgttgtggatggaagcaagatggagggcacagggtgtcatcctgggtttcttcttcatgcttcttccttcttcttcatgggtttgggtggcattttgtaattgggcagaaaagtctgcattgggAGCTCTTTAGGATCAGTTATTggattaaaagggaaaataatccaggtgtcagttcttaattggatagtttagctttaaaagaccttgtaacaaaaGGTTGTTGGCCATTTTTGCAGTGTTCTGGGCCTGGTGTGGACAGCGTGCAAAACTCTAGATAAGGTAACAATAAACAAGAACCTGaagaccaaaaaaatccagtgcCTCTCTCTTTCCTGACAAAGATGGCTCCAGGAGGGTCTCCCCCAACAGGGGAGCCCCTGGGAGGGCCCAGCTTGAGTCCCAGAAGTCAGGGAATCGGCAACAGGTACCCCAGAGCATCCTTCCCTGCATCAACAGAGCAAGGGCACCTCCccatcctggccctgcagagccacgTCAAATCCCTGCCAGGACTCCTGGTGGGGCAGGTACCCgaaccctggagctgctcacccTGCCTTagagctgccctgccaggggctggaggggaagggacgtgccccagccccaggcaggaccCCATCCCATCGGGCTGTACCCCCTGTGGGTCCCTGCAAGGTGTGGCCCTGCCCTCAGGGGCTGTACCTGCGTCTGCTCATCGATCTCCTTGCGGATGCGCTCTCCCAGCACGATGAGCACGGACACCGCTGTCTGCACGTCGCCCTGCTCGGCGTAGAACAGCAGCGTGTCCCGCACGATGGGGTTGAAGAAGTCGGAGGGCAGGCGGTTCTCGTAGAGCGAGTGGGAGATGGAGATCAGCGAGAAGGACTCCACGGGGGTCAGCGACACCGTCTCGGCCTCGTTGCCGCTGACGTGAGGGGAGTCGGCCTTGTCCTGCAGGTGGTCCAAGGCAGACGGGTTGTCCACGATCTCGTGGCGCAGGGGGAAGGcttcctggggaaggctgtaTTCCTGCTCTTCAGCTGCAGGGATGAGCAGGAGAAAACCCAGCTGTGTAGCCccgcatttctcttcacagagaaaagcaaggcacaattcttcccaaaaaaaaattcttatcatttgctgtgcctgtgtttgtgccaaagtggaatgcaatatggagattgtttacccaaagtcatggttgtcacagacatcttttatgaaaaatcttttttttaagatttttcctcttgagaagctgaaaggcctcaagaacaaaatgtaaacaatgattatctgctgctgtggaatgcaacaggtagatctgtgattggtctcatgcagttgtttctaattaatggccaatcacagtgagctggctcagacagagagtctgagccacaagcctttgttaccattctttctttttctactcTTAGCTAGCCTTTTGATGAAATCCTtgcttctattcttttagtatagttttaatataatatatatcataaaataataaatcaagccttctgaaacatggagtcaaatcctcgtctcttccctcatcctaagacccctgtgaacactgtcacacatggtgttttgtttccttggcctatcagggccatgtgtgtgtgtgtgtcaggactgtcagatgacagtcatgagattcactgcagtgtgtgtgcagggttgagtgcttggcagattcagttttagATGTATAGAATGATgcagtataataaagtaattaattagccttctgatatccatggagtcctcctcatcatcctctCCCCTCATTGGGGCCATCACAGCATTGCTATACAGCTGGGACAGACAACACCTCCCCTGTGTGCTCACCGTGTGGGTTCTCGTGGTCCATCATGTACAGGTCATCCTCGTCTGCCTCCACATCCCCCAGCAGATAATCCGCAGGGACATCGCTGCCCTCCGTCTCCTCATtgtctgtgtgcccagggaaaGAGAAACCAGCTCATCACACCACTGGATGCACCTCCCAGTGTCCTGCCTGGcatgccaggctgtgcctgagccACACAGCTCAGTTCCCcaccactgtcactgtcactgtcactgtcaccccagGTCATGGGGGAAAGCTGCCCTtctgcagtgccctggggcTCAGTGCCCTTCACTCTGGGGTTGCAGCACATCCAGCCACCCCAATTCACAGGATGAATGCCCCAGTTTATGCCCTGTCTATGGCTGAGGGGAGAAGAGCTGTGGGACTGGACTGTGCCCCCCAGGAGCGTTACCCTCGTTGTTGATCAGGGTGGAGGAGGAGTCCATGAGGATGTTTTCTGAGCGGCTCTCTCCTTTGCTGCGCTCCAGCCTGGACtcgctgcccagcccagcagggatatCTTTCAGGttaaagctggggaaaaaagccaaatttAACAGTCAGAGGAGTATAAAGTTTCCATTTCAGTCAGCAAACAGCCTGGATACAGGTGTCCAGTTGCAATTTGAATGGAGAAACATGAGATACAGTGATATCCCTTTGTGGGCAGAAGCCACCAGTCTCCATTGTGTGACTTACAAATAAAGACACAttgtgaccgtggtcacagCCCTTCCTCCAAGGCTGGTGGCACTGCACATGCACTGCAAAGGTCTCCCTGAAGAACTCCAGAGCTGAGCAGGCTCTTGGCTCCATCTCCTTCCCCTCAGAGGCAGGTGAATGGGAGCTGCCTGGCTCCAAGGTGCCTGGCTGTTAGTTATGCATCACCATGCTTGGagaagggaagggctggggctggagcagagcccagctccccaggctgctgcctgccGTGTCTCAGACAGGCACAGCCACCCGGCTGGAGGCAGAGCTTGGTCAAGGACAGGGCTTGTTTCCTTTGGTGTTATTTGAGGATGTGTCTCTCACTGTGGGAACCCAGTCCTGCGAGGTCTGACAGCTCATTTGGAGTCCTCACCCCACACGTTTATGTCAttgagaagaggaaaaacaagttTTCCTGCTTCATCAGCCCACAACGGGCTCTCCACGCcagtgagctgctggcagagctgggctgtgctctccCTTGGAAAGGCTCCAGAAGAAAACTTCTGCACAGCAGCAGTTCCAGCTCCAGCCATGAGACACCTCCTCCACCCCCAGCCTTGGTCAccatcactgccctgggcactgctgaggccgtACCTCAGATCctggggtcacttttggggcCCTCATGACAGGAAAGACATTGAAGGGCTGGAgggtgtccagggaagggaacagagctgggaaggggctggagcaccaggaggggctgagggagctggaaaggggctcagcctggagaaacgGAAGCTCAGGGGGAAGCTTATCACctccacaactccctgacaggagggaaAACTAGGGGAgttgggctgtgctcccagggaacagggacaggacaaggggaaatggcctcaaaatgtgccagaggaggtttagattggatctttggaaaatttcttcatgggaagggtggtcaggcactggcacagctgcccagggcagtggtggagtctccagccctgcagatgtTCAACATCATGTAGATGTGATACTTAGGGACTgggtttagtggtggccttggcagtgctgctgggggaaTGATCTCAGAGGACTTTTCCAGCGTTagagattctgtgattcatgaATTCAGTAACTGCAAAGCTGATCTCAGCCCCATGCCCCACCATAGGCCAAACTTTGGTTGAAGGAGAGAAGGGAGCAGCGTGTGAGGCTGCACAGATTGAGGCCAGGCTGGCCACACCAACATGGGAAATGGCTTTGTTCAAACCATGCCAACATGCAAACCAGCACAGCCTGAGGGTGAgggagagctgtccctgcttgCTCCCTGTGTCTGGGGCAGGTTAGTTATTATGTAGGaactgttccctggcagggtgggcaagccctggcacagggtgcccagagcagctggggctgcccctggatcctggcagtgcccaaggccaggctggacagggcttggagcagcctgggacagtgggaggtgtccctgccatagcaggggtggaatgagatgagttttaaggccccttccaacccaaaccattctggtaCTCCATGATGTGATTCCATAACCCCATCCCAGCCAAGGAGCCGTTCCCATTCCCCCCCGTTTCAGAGCTATCCCCCTCATCtcactgctccctgcagctcccacccccCGTACCTGTTCATGAgcggcagggcagtgctgccttTCCCCATGCTGTGGTTGAGGTTCGTGGACGACACGGTGCCGAGGCTGGAGTAGATAATCCTCAGCATGGTCCACGTCTGAGCCACCTGTGTGGAACACACTCCCTGTCAGGCCTTCCCAGCCAccatcccctgcagcagcagcagcagccgtcCCACAGCTCACCTGGTTGCGCTCCAGCCCCTTGGCCACCTTGGCGTTGTGGTCGCAGAGCTCGGCCAGGGGCCGGCCGGCCAGCGCGTACTGCTTGGCCGTGTGCACGAACCAGTCCATGCTGCCGCTCTCCACGTCCGTCTCGAACACGCTCAGGGCGCTGGAGGACGAGATGTACTCAAACTGCTCCGTGGGGTCCAGCTTGCGCTTGAAGAAGATGGGGTGGCGCCGGTCGCCGATGTAGGGCTTGCGGTTGGAGTCGGAGGAGATGAGGCTCTCCTTGGCGGCGAAGGCCAGGTCTCCGTAGAGGCTGTAGCACAGCCCCTCGGGGTTGGCCCGCTCGATGGGCTGGCTGGCGTCCTTGAAGATGTGCTGGTAAAGGGTGCTGTCCTTGGAGCCCGAGAGGAGGAAATAGGGGTCGTGGAGGTGCCGCCACACGATGCCCGTGGTGACGTCCTTGTGCTCCTCGAACATGGCGGAGGGGATGAAGGGGCGGCGCACGTCCCACACGTAGATGTTGTGGTCCACCATCATGGAGCAGGTGGCGATGTGGTGCTTGCACTCGGGGCGCCACTTCACGCGCGCCACCGAGGCGATGGTCTGCACGCAGTAGATCTCCTTGGCCCGCGTGGTGTTCATGTCCCACACCTTCACCATCTTGTCGCGGCCGCCCGTGGCCAGCCAGCCCCTGGGACAAGGACGGATCAGTGgtcacctctgtgtccccaccGTGGCACAGAAATGCTCACAGCACAGGTGTGACCACACCCATGCCACAGGAAGGCAGCTGGGCTCCAATCCCATCCTCCCATGAGCTCTCCTGGCACCTCCACTCCACAACAACCAGGTCAGGCAGCATCTTCCTTCCTGCCCCCAGTTATGGCCCTGCACctccagagcccatcccagtcAGACCAGTTCCCTCTGGCTCAGCCTTCCACTGGCTgaacagcaggaggaaaaggccaTTCTGAATGTGTTTCAGTGCCTCTCTAAGATCaggagcagtggcagcactgcctggcagggAGTGAAGAGGGACCTGCACACTGTAGCAGCTCCTTCCAGATCCTTCCCAGCAGCCTcccaggaaaggcaggagggAAACACGAGCGAGctgtgtccctgagcagccaagtaATGCTTCCTCAAACTGAGCACTGGAGCaagaggctgctgtgacactgctaTACACAACTATAAGACACCCAGTGCCTCAAAATCCCTTAATTTATCAAAAAACAAACCTCAAACATCCTTACACCACCCCAACAATCACTTCTACAGTTTTATCTCCCAGCAACATCCTAGCCCCTGATACAAGGGGACAGGGTATCACAGACCATGCTTTCCCTCACAAAATCCCAATCCTGTTTTCAGGGTTTCTCTTGTCCTGCAAGGCCgggtggctgcaggggcaggccCCACACCCACCTGTCCTCTGGGTGCCAGTCGCAGCAGAAGACGGGCCCGTTGTGGGCCGTGAACATCCTCTCGTAGCGGTCGGGCCGGCGGATGTCCCACAGCTGCACGTTCCCATTCTCAAAGGTGGCAGCAAAGGTGAAATAGTCCCGGATGCTGAACTGCACATCACGCACGCTCTCCGACTGGCCTGGGAGGGACACAAGGTAAGAGCTCCACAAAGCTAAAAACCCCACTGGAAGAGCAGAGAGAAGGTAGCAGGGAGTGCTGTGACTGTCTTCCATCTCCCACACACACCCAGCTAGTACTGAGAGGCAAGAAAAGGCACCAAAATGCCTCTCAGCTCCttctttccctgctctgggcaccacACCCTGAGCAAACCCTCCTCTTGGGCAAGGGGAAGGACAAAACCCCCAACCCCTACCTCTCCTAAAGGTGAGGGGACAAGCAAGGAAAGGACAAAGCTCCCAAACTCTGCTTCTCCACAGGGAAAGGGGACAACAAGAGCCATGTTTGTACCAGAGAAGGTGCTGACAGAGTCCTTCTTGCGCAGGTCAAAGCACTTCATGTAGCCATCCTGGGAGCCGCTGAGCAGCATGTACACCTCGGTGGGGTGGAAGCACACCTTGTTGACCGTGCGCTTGTGCTCCGTGAACAGCTGGTCCTGCTTGTTGCGGGACGGCTTGCCCAGGTTCCAGGTGACCACCACGCCGTTGGTGGCGGCGGTGGCCAGCAGGTTCTCGTCCATCTGGTGCCACACCACGTCGGCGCAGCTGAAGTTCAGGGAGGGCTTGCGGCCCACGCGGAGGTTCAGCTTCTCCACAAACTGCTCCTCCTCGATGGAGTAGATCTTGAAGATGTTGCGGCCGGCCACCACCACCTGGGCGGCGTCCCGGCACACGCTGATGGCGTTGGCGGGGGCGTCCAGGTGGCAGAACATGGTGCGGCCAGTCAGCGCGTtgccccccagggcagtggtgacCCTGGCCATCTTCTCCATGGCTGTCCTCGGGGTGCTGTCCCCTCTCCAGCAGGCTGCCTGCACACCCACACGGCCACCCTGCTCCacctcagccagagctggccagggacaggctgggctcCTGCCGGGCCCTGGTGGCTCCGACTGTGGCTTTTTGCAGCTGCATCAACGGGCTGGGGAGGTGAGAGGCCACAGAGCCGCCTGTGGGAGGGAGATACAGCCCCACTCCGGgttctcctcctgctgccctctgtGGCTCCCTCTCAGGGAATTCCTGAAAACCTTCTCTGGGCTCCTTCTTCCCTCCTTAACCACACCCTGAGATGTTTTGCTGTTGCTGATAATCTAGGTCAAGTACAGCGCTGTGGTTGAAGTGAGCAGCGTCCTCAGCACGAGTTGGGGTGAAGTGCGGCCACGGTCACTCCGTGGGGCACTTGGAGCCTCAGAACCTGCAAAAACCAGGGGATGACCCTCCTTCTCTAGCAGTTACTCCAGGCTTCCTGGAGGGACCACAGTGTCCCACGGGCTGTGTCCtccagagccaggctgagctcctgccacagcactgccctCTCCTGCCAGGTCCCACTGATCACTCATAGTTCACATTCCCACCCCCTCAGGGCCCCTTCCCACCCTCAGAGCACCCTTAGGGGCCCGTCCTACTCCTGaggccacccccagcccctcataCCTCACATTCCCACCCCATCAGGGCCTTCTCCTGACCCACAGCCCTCTTATACTCCACATTCCCCTCCTCCTGACCCACagccccccaggacccctcagACCCCACACTTCCCTCTCTGCAGGGTCCGCTCCTGACCCGGAGCCCCTTCAGGGgccctccagcccctcagagCCCACTCAGGGCTCCCTCAGAGGCCTCCCCACCCTAAACCCTCCTCAGggccccttcccacccctcaGAGCCCCCGGGGCCCCTTCACAACCCCCTCCCGCCTCACAGAGTCCGCTGCCACTGGATCCCAGACCCCTCCGTGCGAGGCCCCGGTGCCGCTCCCAAGCCGTACCCGGTGCCGGTTCCCGCGCCGGCAGCTCGGGCCGAGcaggccccgccgccgccgccgccgaaCTCCCGCCAGGCCACGCCTCCTTCCGCCCCGGGATCGACTCCTGGTGCCAGGCCACGCCCCCTTCCGCCACTAGGGACCGCCCCCTACCGACAGACCACGCCCCTTCCGATGACGGGACGCGGCCCCTGGCGCCAGGCCACGCCCACTCACGCTGTCTGGAACCGCCCCCTGCCGACTGACCACGCCCCCTCCGCCCCTCTTGCCGTTCAACCCCGCCCATCTGATGCAAGACCACGCCTCTCCAGCTCTGGTCCGCCCCTGCACATTCACCACGCCTTCATCGGCAGACCACGCCTCTTCTCCGTACCCGGACCGCCCTCTTGCATCAGGCCACGCCCCTTTCCCGACCCTGATATGCGTCAGGCCCCGCCCATTCCCCCTGGCGCTCTAGCCCCCGCCCCTTCTGAAGCCCCGCCCAtccccaggccccgccccctctgTATAGGGCGCACTGGGGGCGCGGGGCTATGGCGGGCACGGAGCCCTGGGGGTCCGGGGCGATgcgggggccgggggggccggggggacGTGGGGTGCAGTGGGAATAGGGGTGCGAGGGGATAAATGGGAATTGGGGTGTCCAGGGCGCCTTGGCGGGGGTGCCGGAGGGATGTGGGGTGCACTGGGAGTGGGGTGCGCTGGGATGAAGTGAGGGGCTGGAGGGATAGGGGGGGATGTGGGGTGCACTGGGAGTGGGGTGCGCTGGGATAAAGTGGGGGCTGGAGGGATAGGGAGGGATGTGGGGTGCACTGGGAGTGGGGTGCGCTGGATGAAGAGGGGAGCTGGAGGgatgggagctgtgctggggactgggggtgcagggggagaaagagagtACCGAGGGTTCCGGGGgtgtcagggagctgtgggatCCAGGGGAAGCGGGGATGCCAGAGGTGCACCCCAGAGGAACTGGGAGCACAGCAGAAAACGGGGTTTAGGGGCATGTGGGGGGCATTGGGGGGTCAGGGTGGGAAATGGGGGTGCCGAGGGGATATGGGGTGCATTGAGGGTGTAGGGGTGAGCT includes these proteins:
- the JMJD8 gene encoding jmjC domain-containing protein 8 isoform X2, producing the protein MAAAARLLPLLLLPLGWVRPGACTDPPGGGWLAGAVPEEPRCTVERADASLTYSLFLQRFAFSRPVILGGVTDNSAFRALCTREKLLAAFGPFPVRLSTANTYSYRKVDVPFQEYVEHLLKPQDPGRLGSGSGSGVPFHWHGPGFSEVIFGRKRWFLYAPDQTPHFHPNETTLAWLQHTYPTLPPAQRPLECTLRPGEVLYFPDRWWHATLNLDTSVFISTFLG
- the WDR24 gene encoding GATOR2 complex protein WDR24; amino-acid sequence: MEKMARVTTALGGNALTGRTMFCHLDAPANAISVCRDAAQVVVAGRNIFKIYSIEEEQFVEKLNLRVGRKPSLNFSCADVVWHQMDENLLATAATNGVVVTWNLGKPSRNKQDQLFTEHKRTVNKVCFHPTEVYMLLSGSQDGYMKCFDLRKKDSVSTFSGQSESVRDVQFSIRDYFTFAATFENGNVQLWDIRRPDRYERMFTAHNGPVFCCDWHPEDRGWLATGGRDKMVKVWDMNTTRAKEIYCVQTIASVARVKWRPECKHHIATCSMMVDHNIYVWDVRRPFIPSAMFEEHKDVTTGIVWRHLHDPYFLLSGSKDSTLYQHIFKDASQPIERANPEGLCYSLYGDLAFAAKESLISSDSNRKPYIGDRRHPIFFKRKLDPTEQFEYISSSSALSVFETDVESGSMDWFVHTAKQYALAGRPLAELCDHNAKVAKGLERNQVAQTWTMLRIIYSSLGTVSSTNLNHSMGKGSTALPLMNSFNLKDIPAGLGSESRLERSKGESRSENILMDSSSTLINNEDNEETEGSDVPADYLLGDVEADEDDLYMMDHENPHAEEQEYSLPQEAFPLRHEIVDNPSALDHLQDKADSPHVSGNEAETVSLTPVESFSLISISHSLYENRLPSDFFNPIVRDTLLFYAEQGDVQTAVSVLIVLGERIRKEIDEQTQEHWYTSYIDLLQRFQLWNISNEVIKLSTCRAINCLNQASTTLHVNCSNCKRPMSNRGWICDRCRQCASMCAVCHHVVKGLFVWCQGCSHGGHLQHIMKWLETSSHCPAGCGHLCEYT